From a region of the Streptacidiphilus albus JL83 genome:
- a CDS encoding tetratricopeptide repeat protein — protein MVEQRGRVPDPSGAVDLAEFIGLLGELRERAGMPSYRLLAKRVGAVVRPARVVSPSTVVDTFKVGRRRLDVDLVTAIVRALGVDEEGVGCWREACLRVHREAKTEGEAGVLRQMPADLATFTGRHREIARLLETATGPSAGEPTVRISVIEGMAGVGKTQLALHAAHRLVRAGDYSDLQLYANLRGYDPDRPPADPAAVLDSFLRQLGVAAQHVPQALEERAAMFRDRMHGRAALVVLDNAADVGQVRELIPSSPTCLVMITSRRSLTELPEATVVRLEVFREDESLQLLARIAGADRVDAEPQSARRLVELSGGLPLAVALAAARLRSRPAWSLQKLADRLAKGAGPEPGVTAVLDLSYQGLPKTAQRVLRLLGTDPGLDATVDSVAAMAGIDLDEADRLLEMLQDEHLVQQQVLGRYELHDLVRAFAGETSRAVDSLAERNAAVTRWLDWYLHSVYAVTDLVNRNRYRNGDLPRPPALPVAEPTDDEEARAWLSAERANLLAATRHAATEGWTGHAWRFTQALWAYYYASGLNSDWAQSLHYGLAAAEADGNAAAQAELWHARGNFEVVAGRLDRALPYTREALRLRKIAGDRAKTAATLGNLGCVLSDMSQYGQGMEIFHEALALMRETGNRHGEASCLHNMGIGACAMGRHRQALDWLTQALVLYQETGNKDHQTFVLIPIGLTRSLLGEHDQAAAVLAEATALAEQTGAHRRLAGAINVLGMLATERGDYQEAAREYRRAQELAREIGDWGEETEALFELGVNALRADDPAAALEFLDQAAARQQDRPYHRWVLPLPQHRGDALLALGDLAGAAELYQGVLASEEESEAVVRARAAYGLARIAMTQDEADRDTARTRLHQALRILDGAEFPSLEQTITAALIEAGLEDGARSGIDPAQAPPE, from the coding sequence GTGGTCGAGCAGCGGGGCAGGGTGCCGGATCCGAGCGGTGCGGTCGATCTGGCCGAGTTCATCGGCCTGCTGGGCGAGCTACGGGAACGGGCGGGGATGCCCTCGTACCGGTTGCTGGCCAAGCGGGTCGGAGCAGTGGTGCGGCCGGCGCGTGTCGTGTCGCCATCCACGGTCGTGGACACCTTCAAAGTCGGGCGCCGCCGTCTCGATGTGGACCTGGTGACGGCGATCGTGCGGGCCCTGGGGGTGGACGAGGAGGGCGTGGGTTGTTGGCGAGAGGCCTGTCTTCGGGTTCACCGCGAGGCGAAGACGGAAGGGGAGGCTGGTGTGCTCCGGCAGATGCCGGCGGACCTGGCCACGTTCACGGGACGGCACAGGGAGATCGCCCGGCTGCTGGAGACTGCCACGGGGCCGTCTGCCGGGGAGCCGACGGTGCGGATATCGGTGATCGAGGGCATGGCCGGAGTCGGCAAGACCCAGTTGGCGCTGCATGCCGCGCACAGGCTGGTCCGGGCCGGCGACTACAGCGACCTCCAGCTGTACGCGAATCTGCGCGGGTACGACCCTGACCGGCCGCCCGCCGACCCGGCGGCCGTGCTGGATTCCTTTCTGCGGCAGTTGGGAGTCGCGGCCCAGCACGTCCCGCAGGCGTTGGAGGAACGGGCGGCTATGTTCCGCGACCGCATGCACGGTCGCGCCGCCCTGGTGGTTCTGGACAACGCGGCAGATGTCGGCCAGGTACGGGAGCTGATCCCGAGCAGCCCCACCTGCCTGGTGATGATCACGAGTCGGCGCAGCCTGACCGAGCTACCCGAGGCGACAGTGGTGCGGCTCGAGGTGTTCAGGGAGGATGAATCCCTGCAGTTGCTCGCCCGGATCGCCGGCGCAGACCGGGTCGACGCCGAGCCGCAGAGCGCGCGGCGGCTCGTCGAACTGAGCGGTGGCCTTCCGCTGGCCGTGGCGTTGGCCGCTGCCAGGCTCCGCTCCCGTCCGGCCTGGAGCCTGCAAAAGCTCGCTGACCGACTGGCCAAAGGAGCAGGCCCGGAACCGGGCGTGACAGCGGTACTCGACCTGTCCTACCAGGGGCTGCCGAAGACCGCCCAGCGCGTCTTGCGCCTGCTGGGCACCGACCCCGGATTGGACGCCACCGTCGACTCTGTCGCAGCGATGGCCGGCATCGACCTGGACGAGGCCGACCGGCTGCTGGAGATGCTGCAGGACGAGCACCTGGTGCAACAGCAGGTACTCGGCCGATACGAGCTGCACGACCTGGTGCGGGCCTTCGCCGGCGAGACCAGTCGGGCCGTCGATTCGCTCGCGGAACGGAATGCCGCAGTGACCCGGTGGCTGGACTGGTACCTGCACTCCGTCTACGCGGTCACGGACCTGGTCAACCGGAACCGGTACCGCAACGGCGACCTGCCGCGCCCGCCGGCACTCCCGGTGGCTGAGCCGACCGATGACGAGGAAGCCCGCGCCTGGCTGTCGGCCGAGCGTGCGAACCTGCTGGCGGCCACCCGGCACGCCGCCACCGAGGGTTGGACGGGACACGCCTGGCGGTTCACCCAGGCACTGTGGGCCTACTACTACGCATCGGGCCTCAATTCCGACTGGGCCCAGAGCCTTCACTACGGCCTGGCCGCAGCCGAGGCGGACGGCAACGCCGCCGCGCAGGCCGAGCTCTGGCACGCCCGCGGAAACTTCGAAGTCGTGGCGGGCCGCTTGGACCGGGCACTGCCGTACACCCGTGAGGCTCTACGGCTGCGCAAGATCGCAGGCGACCGTGCGAAGACCGCAGCCACCCTCGGCAATCTGGGCTGCGTCCTGTCCGACATGAGTCAGTACGGGCAGGGCATGGAGATCTTCCATGAGGCCCTCGCCCTCATGCGGGAGACCGGCAACCGCCACGGCGAAGCAAGCTGCCTGCACAACATGGGCATCGGCGCCTGCGCAATGGGCCGTCACCGTCAAGCCCTGGACTGGTTGACCCAGGCCCTGGTGCTGTATCAGGAGACCGGGAACAAGGACCACCAGACGTTCGTCCTGATCCCCATCGGCTTGACCAGGAGCTTGCTCGGCGAGCACGACCAGGCCGCCGCCGTCCTGGCCGAGGCCACGGCCCTCGCCGAGCAGACCGGCGCCCACCGACGCCTGGCCGGTGCGATCAACGTCCTCGGCATGCTTGCCACCGAGCGCGGCGACTACCAGGAAGCCGCCCGCGAGTATCGGCGCGCGCAGGAACTCGCCCGAGAGATCGGCGACTGGGGCGAGGAAACCGAAGCTCTGTTCGAGCTCGGGGTCAACGCCCTGCGAGCCGACGATCCAGCCGCGGCCCTGGAGTTTCTCGACCAAGCCGCTGCTCGTCAGCAAGACCGTCCCTATCACCGGTGGGTCCTGCCCCTGCCGCAACACCGCGGCGACGCGCTGCTCGCCCTTGGTGACCTCGCCGGTGCCGCAGAGCTCTACCAAGGAGTGCTTGCCTCGGAGGAGGAATCGGAAGCGGTCGTCAGGGCCCGCGCGGCCTACGGCCTGGCCCGCATCGCCATGACCCAGGACGAGGCAGACCGCGACACCGCTCGCACACGGCTGCACCAGGCACTGCGGATTCTGGATGGGGCTGAGTTCCCCTCACTTGAACAGACCATCACCGCCGCGCTCATCGAGGCCGGCCTCGAAGACGGAGCACGATCCGGCATCGATCCGGCTCAGGCCCCGCCCGAATAG
- a CDS encoding SDR family oxidoreductase, which translates to MTESTGNPLDFTGRAVLVTGGTKGIGRAIAEAFLAAGAEVLVCGRGEPAALPSAGGRTAAFHTCDVRDPAQAAPLVDAAATRFGRLDVLVNNAGGSPDADAATVSPRFVEKIVALNLLAPFYVAQAANLVMRQQPDGGAIVNIGSVSAHDPQPGTAAYTAAKAGLLALTRALALEWAPRVRVNHITAGLIRTESAAAGYGEDGGAALAGIIPMGRMAVPADVAGACLFLAGPLAGYVNGADLAVHGGGELPARYLTVHPDRKRGDAYGRSVCDGRMLL; encoded by the coding sequence ATGACCGAGAGCACCGGCAACCCGCTGGACTTCACCGGCCGGGCGGTACTGGTCACCGGTGGCACCAAGGGCATCGGCCGCGCCATCGCCGAGGCCTTCCTCGCCGCCGGGGCGGAGGTGCTGGTCTGCGGGCGCGGCGAACCGGCGGCGCTGCCCTCGGCGGGCGGACGGACGGCGGCGTTCCACACCTGCGACGTCCGCGACCCCGCGCAGGCGGCACCGCTGGTCGACGCCGCCGCCACCCGGTTCGGGCGGCTGGACGTCCTGGTGAACAATGCCGGGGGCTCCCCGGACGCGGACGCGGCCACCGTCTCGCCCCGGTTCGTGGAGAAGATCGTCGCGCTGAACCTGCTGGCCCCCTTCTACGTCGCGCAGGCCGCGAACCTGGTGATGCGTCAACAGCCGGACGGCGGCGCCATCGTCAATATCGGCAGCGTCTCCGCGCACGACCCGCAGCCCGGCACCGCCGCCTACACCGCGGCCAAGGCCGGGCTGCTGGCGCTGACCCGGGCGCTGGCGCTGGAGTGGGCGCCGCGGGTGCGGGTCAACCACATCACCGCCGGGCTGATCCGCACCGAGAGCGCGGCGGCCGGCTACGGCGAGGACGGCGGCGCGGCGCTGGCGGGGATCATCCCGATGGGCCGGATGGCCGTCCCGGCCGACGTCGCCGGCGCCTGCCTCTTCCTGGCCGGCCCGCTGGCCGGCTACGTCAACGGCGCGGACCTCGCCGTCCACGGCGGCGGCGAGCTCCCGGCCCGGTACCTGACGGTCCATCCGGACCGGAAGCGCGGAGACGCATATGGCCGCAGCGTGTGCGACGGCCGGATGCTTCTCTGA
- a CDS encoding Bax inhibitor-1/YccA family protein, whose protein sequence is MYDATLSRPGYRVPANTLFAQTMTYVAGTAGLFALGSYLGRNLTGFASLIGFVAAFVCLLAMRATTGRSRAGTLALLGAFGLFMGVSVAPTIAYYAAANPQALWQAGGATALFIGALGSAGYATRRDLSGLSRACFWALLVLILFGIVTIFVRIPHSSLIYSIAGLVIFAGFTLIDFQRLRRSQNIESAPFLAASIFLDILNVFLFFLNIFGRRD, encoded by the coding sequence ATGTATGACGCAACCCTGAGCCGTCCCGGCTACCGGGTCCCGGCGAACACCCTGTTCGCCCAGACCATGACCTATGTGGCGGGCACCGCGGGCCTCTTCGCGCTCGGCTCCTACCTCGGCCGGAACCTGACCGGGTTCGCGAGCCTGATCGGCTTCGTCGCCGCCTTCGTCTGCCTGCTGGCCATGCGGGCCACGACCGGCCGGTCCCGTGCCGGGACGCTGGCCCTGCTGGGCGCGTTCGGCCTGTTCATGGGCGTGTCCGTCGCCCCGACCATCGCGTACTACGCCGCCGCGAACCCGCAGGCGCTGTGGCAGGCCGGTGGCGCGACCGCCCTGTTCATCGGCGCGCTCGGCTCGGCCGGCTACGCCACCCGACGCGACCTGTCCGGGCTCTCCCGGGCCTGCTTCTGGGCGCTGCTGGTGCTGATCCTGTTCGGGATCGTCACGATCTTCGTCCGGATCCCCCACAGCTCCCTGATCTACTCGATCGCCGGACTCGTGATCTTCGCCGGATTCACGCTGATCGACTTCCAGCGGCTGCGGCGCTCGCAGAACATCGAATCGGCCCCCTTCCTCGCGGCGTCGATCTTCCTCGACATCCTCAACGTCTTCCTCTTCTTCCTGAACATCTTCGGTCGGCGCGACTGA
- a CDS encoding ArsR/SmtB family transcription factor, producing MLHLDMDRAVVANTRFAISPLSTAIGALGLLRDNTSPGGGGWRGRIQETVRDRRLVLLGSLFSGSWDYVPDFLTPQPRTPAAELQEELHAVATVDAARLRWELQAMARGVSEERLAGRTVPVAVRDALEQGEHDFAERAAAELHQLWEGAVAPQWMALRTLMEEDIGRRARTTARHGLSGMLATLHPGLLWSDDQLSLVSRFRGRISGSTGLVLTPSVFTTDLRVVIDSIPGPATRQPMFAYPCRRGPETRTRPTVHDLLGVTRARLLSDLHTGRTTTELSERHFLTTSTVSYHLGILHRTGLVTRTRTGQQVLYQRTHRGTDLLAVPL from the coding sequence GTGCTCCACCTCGACATGGACCGCGCCGTCGTCGCGAATACCCGGTTCGCGATCTCGCCGCTCAGCACCGCGATCGGCGCGCTCGGCCTCCTGCGTGACAACACGTCGCCGGGCGGCGGTGGTTGGCGGGGCAGGATCCAGGAGACGGTCCGCGACCGGAGGCTCGTGCTGCTGGGCTCGCTGTTCAGCGGTTCGTGGGACTACGTGCCGGACTTCCTGACCCCGCAGCCCCGGACCCCGGCGGCCGAGCTGCAGGAGGAACTGCACGCGGTCGCGACCGTCGATGCCGCCCGTCTGCGCTGGGAGCTGCAGGCCATGGCCCGGGGCGTCAGCGAGGAGCGCCTGGCGGGCCGGACGGTTCCCGTGGCCGTGCGCGACGCCCTGGAGCAGGGGGAGCATGACTTCGCCGAGCGGGCGGCGGCGGAGCTGCACCAGTTGTGGGAGGGGGCCGTCGCCCCGCAGTGGATGGCTCTGCGCACCCTCATGGAGGAGGACATCGGCCGGCGGGCGCGGACGACCGCCCGCCACGGACTGTCCGGCATGCTGGCCACCCTGCATCCCGGACTGCTCTGGAGCGACGATCAACTGAGTCTGGTCAGCCGCTTCCGAGGCCGGATCTCCGGCAGCACCGGGCTGGTGCTGACTCCCTCGGTGTTCACCACGGACCTACGGGTGGTCATCGACTCGATACCGGGACCCGCCACACGGCAGCCCATGTTCGCCTACCCCTGCCGGCGCGGGCCGGAGACCCGCACCAGGCCAACGGTCCACGACCTGCTCGGGGTGACCCGGGCACGCCTGCTGTCCGACCTGCACACCGGCCGCACCACCACGGAGCTGAGCGAGCGCCACTTCCTCACCACCAGCACGGTCTCCTACCACCTCGGCATCCTGCACCGCACCGGACTGGTCACCCGCACCCGCACCGGACAGCAGGTCCTGTACCAGCGGACCCACCGCGGCACCGACCTACTGGCGGTCCCCCTGTAG
- a CDS encoding RICIN domain-containing protein: MIRKHTSVRLAAAAATVGSLCFIGVGTASATVVPPGDGGTASLQNAATGKCIDDSNYGLRDFVCQDPTGPYAGFQQFSLMVQPDGNFVLQNAATGKCIDDSNAGLRDFVCQDQSGPYAGFQQFSLTVQPDGKYVFKNAATGKCIDDSNYGLRDFVCQDQSGPYAGFQQFSIS, encoded by the coding sequence ATGATCAGGAAGCACACCTCCGTCCGCCTCGCCGCTGCCGCCGCCACCGTCGGCTCGCTCTGCTTCATCGGCGTCGGGACGGCCTCGGCCACCGTGGTCCCGCCCGGCGACGGCGGCACCGCGTCCCTGCAGAACGCGGCGACCGGCAAGTGCATCGACGACAGCAACTACGGCCTGCGCGACTTCGTCTGCCAGGACCCGACCGGTCCCTACGCCGGCTTCCAGCAGTTCTCGCTCATGGTCCAGCCCGACGGCAACTTCGTGCTGCAGAACGCCGCCACGGGCAAGTGCATCGACGACAGCAACGCCGGTCTGCGGGACTTCGTCTGTCAGGACCAGAGCGGCCCCTACGCCGGCTTCCAGCAGTTCTCCCTCACGGTCCAGCCCGACGGCAAGTACGTGTTCAAGAACGCCGCCACCGGCAAGTGCATCGACGACAGCAACTACGGCCTTCGCGACTTCGTCTGCCAGGACCAGAGCGGCCCCTACGCCGGCTTCCAGCAGTTCTCGATCAGCTAG
- a CDS encoding S53 family peptidase yields MTTSNTHRLRAGLAALAAAVLTLAPTTADAATSHNAAPPTSNVRDVCGPATPGHARCFAELRTDVHGGTGVRGLAAKTGAATALPKGLSPADLRSAYKLPATGGASQTVAIVDAGDDATAEADLAVYRTTYGLPACTTANGCFHKVNQTGAAAPLPYDQNWGVEIALDLDMVSAACPQCHILLVEANSSNEADTAASVDEAATLGATEISNSYGYDESGAAVQFAKDYSHPGVAILASSGDDGYGIPEAPAAYPTVIAVGATTLTKATNARGWTESALNRGGSGCSAWFAKPAWQTDPNCPGRMTSDVAADGDPSTAPAIYATSDGFNGWGEVGGTSVSTPFVAGVIALAGNPGKFPNASALYAPAAKAGLNDITTGSNVYKLNCGGDYQCTAKPGYDGPTGMGTPNGLSAF; encoded by the coding sequence ATGACGACTTCGAACACCCACCGTCTCCGCGCGGGCCTCGCCGCACTGGCCGCCGCCGTGCTGACCCTGGCTCCGACCACGGCCGACGCGGCCACCAGCCACAACGCGGCCCCGCCGACGAGCAATGTCCGCGACGTGTGCGGCCCGGCCACGCCCGGCCACGCGCGCTGCTTCGCCGAGCTGCGCACCGACGTCCACGGCGGCACCGGCGTACGCGGCCTGGCCGCCAAGACCGGCGCGGCCACAGCCCTGCCGAAGGGCTTGAGCCCCGCCGACCTGCGATCGGCCTACAAGCTGCCCGCCACCGGCGGCGCCAGTCAGACGGTCGCCATCGTCGACGCCGGGGACGACGCCACCGCCGAAGCCGACCTGGCCGTCTACCGGACGACCTACGGCCTGCCGGCCTGCACCACGGCCAACGGCTGCTTCCACAAGGTCAACCAGACCGGCGCCGCCGCCCCGCTCCCCTACGACCAGAACTGGGGCGTGGAGATCGCCCTCGACCTCGACATGGTCTCGGCCGCCTGCCCGCAGTGCCACATCCTGCTGGTAGAGGCCAACTCCAGCAACGAGGCCGACACGGCCGCCTCCGTGGACGAAGCGGCCACGCTGGGCGCGACCGAGATCTCCAACAGCTACGGCTACGACGAATCCGGCGCCGCCGTGCAGTTCGCCAAGGACTACTCCCACCCCGGCGTCGCCATCCTGGCCTCCTCCGGCGACGACGGCTACGGCATCCCCGAGGCACCGGCGGCCTATCCGACCGTCATAGCCGTGGGCGCCACCACCCTGACCAAGGCCACCAACGCCCGTGGCTGGACCGAATCCGCCCTGAACCGCGGCGGCAGCGGCTGCTCGGCCTGGTTCGCCAAGCCCGCCTGGCAGACCGACCCCAACTGCCCCGGCCGCATGACCTCGGACGTCGCCGCCGACGGCGACCCGAGCACCGCCCCCGCGATCTACGCCACCAGCGACGGCTTCAACGGCTGGGGCGAGGTCGGCGGCACCAGCGTCTCCACCCCCTTCGTCGCCGGCGTCATCGCCCTGGCCGGCAACCCCGGCAAGTTCCCCAATGCCTCCGCCTTGTACGCTCCCGCCGCCAAGGCCGGCCTCAACGACATCACCACCGGTAGCAACGTCTACAAACTGAACTGCGGCGGCGACTACCAGTGCACCGCCAAGCCCGGCTACGACGGCCCCACCGGCATGGGCACCCCCAACGGCCTGAGCGCCTTCTAG